One Phaseolus vulgaris cultivar G19833 chromosome 11, P. vulgaris v2.0, whole genome shotgun sequence genomic window carries:
- the LOC137829049 gene encoding transcription factor TCP4-like, producing MRSSVGDIVQVEGGHIVRSTGRKDRHSKVYTSKGPRDRRVRLSAHTAIEFYDVQDRLGYDRPSKAVDWLIKKAKSSIDKLAELPPWHPPTHEEKQNDAAGSSGIVAVEQQQEHHQQQSESCGYNFQLQRQLGAFISTHVDTDPINFQTNNSSEDLGLSLHCFQDQPGLIHWPSQQGANQAPPSNEHQTLFAGSIPVGFENHYQRTVTWNNEATTGDHVSRMGFFLNSQTFISQGSASAYAQSETLQSSFSFPMTSSEHQRPQPVHQPSFFGSRFVSDGLAGFCIPDRIQGVEENNGVASNRPSSSPSSIH from the coding sequence ATGAGGAGCAGTGTAGGAGATATTGTTCAAGTGGAAGGAGGACACATTGTTAGGTCCACAGGTAGAAAAGATCGACACAGCAAGGTCTATACTTCCAAAGGGCCTCGTGATCGCCGGGTTAGACTCTCAGCACACACAGCCATTGAGTTCTATGACGTTCAAGACAGACTTGGCTATGACAGACCAAGCAAGGCTGTGGACTGGCTCATCAAGAAGGCAAAGTCTTCCATTGACAAGCTTGCGGAGCTTCCTCCATGGCATCCACCTACTCATGAGGAAAAGCAGAATGATGCTGCAGGATCAAGTGGAATCGTGGCAGTTGAACAACAACAAGAACATCATCAACAACAGTCAGAGTCTTGTGGTTACAACTTTCAGCTCCAGAGGCAACTGGGGGCCTTTATTTCAACCCATGTTGACACTGACCCCATCAATTTTCAAACCAACAACTCCTCTGAAGATCTTGGCCTATCTCTCCACTGCTTCCAAGATCAGCCCGGCCTCATTCATTGGCCATCACAACAAGGTGCAAATCAAGCACCTCCTTCAAATGAACACCAAACCCTTTTTGCGGGCTCAATCCCAGTTGGTTTTGAGAACCATTATCAAAGAACCGTGACTTGGAACAATGAAGCAACGACCGGGGATCATGTGAGCAGAATGGGGTTCTTTCTCAACTCACAGACATTTATTAGCCAAGGTTCTGCTTCAGCTTATGCACAAAGTGAGACCCTTCAGTCCAGTTTTTCATTTCCAATGACTTCCTCTGAGCATCAGAGGCCCCAGCCAGTTCACCAACCTTCCTTCTTTGGCAGCAGGTTTGTGTCTGATGGATTAGCTGGGTTCTGCATTCCTGATAGAATTCAAGGTGTGGAAGAGAACAATGGAGTTGCTTCCAATAGGCCATCTTCTTCTCCTAGTTCTATCCACTAA